One window from the genome of Streptomyces sp. NBC_00287 encodes:
- a CDS encoding alpha/beta fold hydrolase, with protein sequence MTDQQFGQLDVRYLNHSALALPGGGELYYEDSGEGPAVTLLNNFYIVSPIWRNFTTALADDFRLVHYDLRNQGASNPGPEPVKFMDHVEDVRRLLDHLGIEKTYLVGTSISTLIAREFALKYPERVAGLVLVGPAFSPNGTLRRKLVSRSWLASLESGGTQQLFGHLYPLVFPDQMIHEGGTAAYLALKDNFLSLLSVGSIRENLLASLEIEDDPEELARLAAPTLIINGDGDFAWSESVIEDALNRIPDSRAVTLPRAGHVPFFDDPQGFQTAVSEFVHELEARHAARTATA encoded by the coding sequence ATGACGGACCAGCAGTTCGGCCAGCTCGACGTCCGCTACCTCAACCACTCCGCGCTCGCCCTGCCCGGCGGCGGGGAGCTGTACTACGAGGACAGCGGCGAGGGCCCGGCGGTGACCCTGCTGAACAACTTCTACATCGTCAGCCCGATCTGGCGGAACTTCACCACCGCCCTGGCCGACGACTTCCGGCTCGTCCACTACGACCTGCGCAACCAGGGCGCCTCCAACCCGGGCCCCGAGCCGGTCAAGTTCATGGACCACGTCGAGGACGTGCGCCGGCTGCTGGACCACCTCGGCATCGAGAAGACCTACCTGGTCGGCACGTCCATATCCACCCTCATCGCCCGGGAGTTCGCGCTGAAGTACCCGGAGCGCGTCGCCGGCCTGGTCCTGGTGGGCCCGGCGTTCTCGCCCAACGGCACCCTGCGCCGCAAGCTCGTCAGCCGCTCCTGGCTCGCCAGCCTGGAGTCCGGCGGCACCCAGCAGCTGTTCGGTCACCTCTACCCGCTGGTCTTCCCGGACCAGATGATCCACGAGGGCGGCACCGCGGCCTACCTGGCGCTCAAGGACAACTTCCTGTCCCTGCTCTCCGTCGGCTCCATCCGCGAGAACCTGCTCGCCTCCCTGGAGATCGAGGACGACCCCGAGGAGCTCGCCCGCCTCGCCGCCCCGACGCTGATCATCAACGGCGACGGCGACTTCGCGTGGAGCGAGTCCGTCATCGAGGACGCGCTCAACCGCATCCCGGACAGCCGGGCGGTCACCCTCCCGCGCGCCGGGCACGTGCCGTTCTTCGACGACCCGCAGGGCTTCCAGACGGCCGTCTCCGAGTTCGTGCACGAGCTGGAAGCGCGACACGCGGCCCGGACCGCCACCGCGTAG
- a CDS encoding helix-turn-helix transcriptional regulator, giving the protein MQRVSEVKPRQLRRCTADPPPAERGGLQIVKSHEEILEGTTVRHRFGEVTVSLVQGGPRELVRPGRLIGDGERSRLRMCRPLHGEVWVFQDGRHGVVRPPQLISFDTGRPFKVIMPEEFRMVDVMVTHSLVGLTAADTQRLTARAWSGDQGAAALLSSLLEGLGRHGEEVETAVDLLGGSVAGLTAVLFAERMREVAPDSEIARQALMLRIQAHVREHLAEPSLSPIEVARRHNISLRYLQKIFQEFGVSPARWIRDERLARCRSELADPSLDHLPVALIGERAGLYGASHFSRLFRGRYGVTPSEFRKERRAMDHHIDPVGPNAGARR; this is encoded by the coding sequence ATGCAACGTGTCAGTGAGGTGAAGCCGCGGCAGCTGCGCAGGTGCACTGCCGATCCGCCGCCCGCAGAGCGCGGTGGCCTGCAGATCGTCAAGAGCCATGAGGAGATCCTCGAAGGGACGACGGTCCGGCATCGGTTCGGTGAGGTGACCGTGTCGCTCGTCCAGGGCGGGCCTCGTGAACTCGTCCGGCCCGGGCGGCTGATCGGGGACGGTGAGCGGTCGCGGCTGCGGATGTGCCGACCGCTGCACGGCGAGGTCTGGGTGTTCCAGGACGGCCGCCATGGTGTCGTACGGCCGCCGCAGCTGATCTCCTTCGACACCGGCCGCCCGTTCAAGGTGATCATGCCGGAGGAGTTCCGGATGGTCGACGTCATGGTGACGCACTCCCTGGTCGGGCTCACCGCCGCCGACACCCAGCGTCTGACCGCCCGTGCCTGGAGCGGCGACCAGGGTGCCGCGGCCCTGCTCAGCAGCCTGCTCGAAGGCCTGGGCCGGCACGGGGAGGAAGTCGAGACGGCCGTCGATCTGCTCGGCGGCAGCGTCGCCGGGCTCACCGCCGTGCTGTTCGCCGAGCGGATGCGCGAGGTCGCCCCCGACAGCGAGATCGCCCGCCAGGCACTGATGCTCCGGATCCAGGCCCATGTCCGCGAGCACCTCGCGGAGCCGAGCCTGAGCCCGATCGAGGTGGCCCGCCGGCACAACATCTCGCTGCGTTATCTCCAGAAGATCTTCCAGGAGTTCGGTGTCAGCCCGGCCCGCTGGATCCGCGACGAGCGGCTCGCCCGCTGCCGGTCCGAACTGGCCGACCCCTCCCTCGACCACCTGCCCGTCGCGCTGATCGGCGAGCGGGCGGGACTGTACGGGGCGTCCCACTTCAGCCGCCTGTTCCGCGGCCGCTACGGGGTCACACCCAGCGAGTTCCGGAAGGAGCGCCGCGCCATGGACCACCACATCGACCCCGTCGGCCCTAACGCCGGAGCCCGGCGATGA
- a CDS encoding AfsR/SARP family transcriptional regulator, whose product MTATATGLTELRIKVLGPLEIHVGGECRTLTAPMARRAMAVLLLDANHLVSTQALVEELWDEEPPRLARKTVQTYIYQLRQALKGSVDGDSGERLETGPGGYRLTARPGELDLWEFEQRVSRARAALASGAPEDAARLLREGLALWRGEPFAGLEAGPLLTARIAQIGEARLGALELRIEADLQLGRHQALVAELRRLTVDHPLDERFTAQLMIAAHRSGQRSTALDAYLRLRHRLVDELGIEPSERVRKLQQDILREVLPPAAKPEKAVVRRPAAPAPVTPAVNQLPLETPDFVGRDIELDRIGEPFTAPGPHVITVLGPAGVGKTSLAVRAARALGERFPDGLLYASLHDGSDRPRSPEAVLRSLLDGLGIGRPRQPEDTEGLAALFRAAARERKLLVLLDDAAAPDQVLALLPGGDSCLTLVTSRVRLSLPGARRLTLGPLGAEDAAVFFERLVGEERITGHQAALRHVVARMGGHPLMLRAVGELYAARPMWTLTDLAAGLLDDDRLVAELQDEACAALARADSALARLAPWLRRSMFLLAAAGPGPFDTEQVKKVLELDTWSAQSVVGRLLDRHVLVLADAPPGGSATFRIPEIVRFGVLAHAAEGVRVAAPAEPMPTEPPVTGCGRPARTALSVARQGGLR is encoded by the coding sequence ATGACCGCCACCGCGACCGGCCTGACCGAGCTGCGGATCAAGGTCCTCGGCCCGCTGGAGATCCATGTGGGCGGCGAGTGCCGCACCCTGACCGCACCGATGGCGCGGCGGGCCATGGCCGTACTGCTGCTGGACGCCAACCATCTGGTGTCCACGCAGGCCCTCGTCGAGGAGCTGTGGGACGAGGAGCCGCCGCGGCTCGCCCGCAAGACCGTGCAGACGTACATCTACCAACTGCGCCAGGCCCTCAAGGGCAGCGTCGACGGCGACAGCGGGGAACGGCTGGAGACCGGGCCCGGCGGGTACCGGCTGACGGCGCGTCCGGGGGAGCTGGATCTGTGGGAGTTCGAGCAGCGGGTGTCCCGGGCCCGTGCCGCGCTCGCCTCCGGGGCGCCCGAGGACGCCGCCCGGCTGCTGCGCGAGGGGCTCGCGCTGTGGCGGGGGGAGCCGTTCGCGGGGCTCGAGGCGGGTCCGCTGCTCACCGCGCGGATCGCGCAGATCGGCGAGGCCCGGCTCGGCGCGCTGGAGCTGCGGATCGAGGCGGATCTGCAACTCGGCCGCCACCAGGCGCTGGTGGCGGAGTTGCGGCGGCTCACCGTGGACCATCCGCTGGACGAGCGGTTCACCGCCCAGCTGATGATCGCCGCGCACCGGTCCGGACAGCGCAGCACGGCTCTCGACGCCTATCTGCGGCTGCGCCACCGGCTCGTCGACGAACTGGGCATCGAACCGTCCGAGCGGGTGCGCAAACTCCAGCAGGACATACTGCGCGAGGTCCTGCCGCCCGCCGCAAAGCCCGAGAAGGCGGTCGTACGGCGTCCCGCGGCCCCGGCGCCCGTCACGCCCGCGGTTAATCAACTGCCGTTGGAGACACCGGACTTCGTGGGCCGGGATATCGAACTGGATCGGATCGGGGAGCCGTTCACCGCTCCCGGACCCCATGTGATCACGGTGCTGGGACCGGCCGGTGTCGGCAAGACCTCGCTCGCCGTACGGGCCGCCCGCGCGCTGGGCGAACGGTTTCCCGACGGGCTGCTGTACGCCTCCCTGCACGACGGATCCGACCGGCCGCGCTCGCCGGAGGCCGTGCTGCGGTCGCTGCTGGACGGGCTCGGCATCGGACGGCCCCGGCAGCCCGAGGACACCGAGGGACTCGCCGCGCTCTTCCGGGCCGCCGCCCGGGAACGCAAGCTGCTCGTGCTGCTCGACGACGCCGCCGCCCCCGACCAGGTGCTCGCGCTGCTGCCCGGCGGCGACTCCTGCCTGACCCTGGTGACCTCCCGGGTCCGGCTGTCACTGCCCGGCGCCCGGCGGCTGACCCTCGGGCCGCTCGGCGCCGAGGACGCGGCCGTGTTCTTCGAGCGGCTGGTCGGCGAGGAGCGCATCACCGGGCACCAGGCGGCGCTGCGGCACGTGGTCGCCCGGATGGGCGGACATCCGCTGATGCTGCGCGCCGTGGGCGAGCTGTACGCGGCCCGGCCCATGTGGACCCTCACCGATCTGGCCGCGGGACTCCTCGACGACGACCGGCTGGTCGCCGAACTCCAGGACGAGGCCTGCGCCGCGCTCGCCCGTGCGGACAGCGCCCTGGCCCGGCTCGCGCCCTGGCTGCGCAGGTCGATGTTCCTGCTTGCCGCGGCGGGCCCGGGACCCTTCGACACCGAGCAGGTCAAGAAGGTGCTCGAGCTCGACACCTGGAGCGCCCAGTCGGTCGTGGGGCGGCTGCTGGACCGGCATGTCCTGGTCCTCGCCGACGCACCGCCGGGCGGTTCGGCCACCTTCCGGATCCCGGAGATCGTCCGCTTCGGCGTCCTCGCGCACGCGGCGGAGGGCGTGCGGGTGGCTGCGCCGGCCGAGCCGATGCCCACGGAGCCGCCCGTGACGGGCTGCGGTCGTCCCGCCCGGACGGCGCTGTCCGTGGCCCGGCAGGGCGGCCTTCGGTGA